The Shewanella sp. MTB7 genome includes a window with the following:
- the glnE gene encoding bifunctional [glutamate--ammonia ligase]-adenylyl-L-tyrosine phosphorylase/[glutamate--ammonia-ligase] adenylyltransferase codes for MTMENISNKPLSAIISDVADRYWQRMNETWPELANELTTEQAQELYRIMGLSDFIAEQLCRHPDWILPLFHGDLENLSRQEFDSDLHALLIDFSGEDDVKAILRRYRNRQMVRLAWRDFFGYASLQDSLLDLSALAEALIISARDWLYVQMCKQYGTPSDEEGNPQPLIILGMGKLGGRELNFSSDIDLIFTFPEHGETQGARRAIANQEFFIRMGQRLINLLHQVTVDGFVYRVDMRLRPYGESGPLVVSFSGLEDYYQEQGRDWERYAMVKARALGPWTSHSDELHSMLRPFVYRRYIDFSAIESLRKMKQLITQEVRRRQLTDNIKLGAGGIREVEFVVQSFQLIRGGREPALRQQSLLAAIETLYNLGQLEYLVVDELKQSYLLLRRVENLLQGIGDQQTQTLPDNGLNWYRLCHCMGMASEAELRTHIESSMSKIHRHFLDTVGGRIEDDTAELWTQQLWLAYDDDDAQSLINEQMIEDPKLWPLLKSWRETVANRSIGPRGRDTLDKLMPWLLREITHLDSPSSALASVSKVIDQILTRTTYLELLYENPGARQQLVSLCCASPWIASQLAKFPMLLDELIDPTQLYDTTSLDDYGSELRQYLLRVPEEDMEQQMEALRQFKLSQQLKIAAADVTGVLPVSEVSDHLTFLAEAIIEQVVTQAWQQVSRRHGRPAYLAEGVTGFAVIGYGKAGGIELGYSSDLDLVFLHNFSREKYPEQGETDGDRPIEVGYFYLKLAQRILHLFSTRTTSGELYEVDMRLRPSGSSGLLVSEMEYFGEYQRQEAWIWEHQALVRARFMFGSNTLSSRFSELRAQVLELPRDKSELAKEVRDMRTKMRSHLLKVKPELFDLKQSPGGIADIEFIAQYLVLANTHEYKELSTWSDNIRIFANLGELTLLSNTDAEALIQAYLFLRDESHRLTLQQKPSEIPVEFVEVHANRVMEIYQRILVN; via the coding sequence ATTACCATGGAAAATATCAGTAACAAGCCATTATCTGCCATTATTTCAGACGTTGCGGATCGTTACTGGCAGCGCATGAATGAAACATGGCCTGAGCTTGCTAATGAATTAACCACAGAACAAGCTCAAGAGCTTTATCGTATCATGGGGTTGAGTGATTTTATTGCAGAGCAGTTATGCCGCCACCCAGATTGGATTCTGCCTCTTTTTCATGGTGATCTTGAAAATCTTTCAAGGCAGGAGTTTGATAGCGATCTACATGCTCTATTGATTGATTTTTCCGGGGAAGATGACGTTAAGGCGATTTTAAGGCGTTATCGTAATAGACAGATGGTGCGTTTAGCTTGGCGGGATTTTTTCGGTTACGCTTCTTTACAAGATTCTCTGCTAGATCTTTCAGCCTTGGCCGAAGCCCTCATTATCTCAGCTCGCGACTGGCTTTATGTCCAAATGTGTAAACAATATGGAACCCCTTCTGACGAAGAGGGAAACCCTCAACCCCTTATAATCCTTGGTATGGGAAAATTGGGGGGGAGAGAGCTTAATTTTTCATCAGATATCGATCTTATTTTTACTTTTCCAGAACATGGGGAAACACAAGGCGCGCGCCGCGCCATTGCTAACCAAGAGTTTTTTATCCGAATGGGTCAACGCCTAATTAATTTGTTGCATCAAGTGACTGTGGATGGGTTTGTCTATCGGGTCGATATGCGCCTTCGCCCTTATGGTGAGAGCGGACCTTTAGTGGTGAGTTTTAGCGGCCTTGAAGATTATTATCAGGAGCAGGGAAGAGATTGGGAACGTTACGCCATGGTGAAAGCTAGGGCATTAGGACCTTGGACGTCACACTCTGATGAACTTCATTCTATGCTTCGGCCGTTTGTCTATCGTCGCTATATCGATTTTTCTGCGATTGAATCATTGCGTAAGATGAAGCAACTTATTACTCAAGAGGTGAGGCGTAGACAGCTGACCGACAATATTAAGCTAGGTGCTGGTGGAATTCGTGAGGTTGAGTTTGTTGTTCAAAGCTTTCAACTTATTCGTGGGGGGCGTGAGCCTGCATTACGTCAACAAAGCTTATTAGCTGCGATTGAAACGTTATACAATTTAGGTCAACTAGAGTATCTGGTTGTGGATGAACTCAAGCAGAGCTATCTCTTGTTAAGGCGAGTTGAAAACCTGCTTCAGGGGATTGGTGATCAACAAACACAGACCTTGCCAGATAATGGATTAAATTGGTATCGATTATGTCATTGCATGGGAATGGCATCGGAAGCTGAACTTCGTACTCACATTGAATCTTCGATGAGCAAGATCCATCGACATTTTCTCGATACCGTCGGCGGGAGAATAGAGGATGACACTGCTGAACTTTGGACTCAACAGTTGTGGCTTGCCTATGACGATGATGATGCGCAAAGCCTGATTAATGAGCAGATGATCGAAGATCCAAAGCTTTGGCCCCTGCTGAAGTCTTGGCGTGAGACTGTTGCAAATCGAAGCATTGGACCGAGGGGACGAGATACGTTAGACAAGTTGATGCCTTGGTTATTAAGAGAGATTACTCATCTAGATTCCCCTTCAAGCGCCCTAGCATCTGTTTCTAAAGTGATCGATCAGATCTTAACTCGTACGACCTATCTAGAGTTGCTTTATGAGAACCCCGGAGCGCGTCAGCAACTGGTGAGTCTGTGTTGTGCCAGCCCTTGGATTGCGAGCCAGCTTGCAAAGTTTCCTATGTTACTTGATGAGCTTATTGATCCTACTCAGCTCTATGATACCACCTCATTAGATGATTATGGCAGTGAGCTAAGGCAATATTTGCTTCGTGTTCCAGAGGAGGATATGGAGCAGCAGATGGAAGCATTACGCCAATTCAAGTTATCTCAACAACTTAAAATCGCCGCCGCCGATGTGACGGGAGTTTTGCCTGTGAGTGAGGTGAGTGACCACCTCACTTTCTTAGCTGAAGCTATTATTGAGCAGGTCGTGACGCAAGCGTGGCAACAGGTGAGTCGTCGTCATGGGAGGCCTGCGTATTTAGCGGAGGGAGTAACAGGTTTTGCGGTTATTGGTTATGGCAAAGCAGGTGGAATAGAGTTAGGTTATAGCTCAGATCTTGATCTGGTTTTTCTGCATAATTTTTCTCGTGAAAAATATCCGGAACAAGGTGAAACCGATGGCGATCGTCCTATTGAAGTCGGCTATTTTTACCTCAAGTTAGCCCAAAGAATTCTTCATCTCTTTTCTACTCGTACCACATCTGGAGAGCTCTATGAAGTGGACATGCGCTTACGACCATCGGGATCCTCCGGCCTGTTGGTGAGTGAAATGGAATATTTTGGAGAGTATCAAAGACAAGAGGCTTGGATCTGGGAACATCAAGCCTTAGTTCGTGCTCGCTTTATGTTTGGTAGTAATACTCTGTCTAGCCGTTTTAGTGAGTTAAGAGCGCAGGTCTTAGAATTACCACGAGATAAGTCTGAGCTGGCAAAAGAGGTGAGAGATATGCGCACTAAGATGCGATCTCACTTGTTAAAGGTAAAACCTGAGCTGTTTGATTTGAAACAGAGCCCGGGGGGGATTGCAGACATTGAATTTATTGCTCAATATCTAGTGTTAGCTAATACCCATGAATATAAGGAGTTATCGACCTGGTCTGACAATATTCGAATTTTTGCAAACCTAGGAGAGTTAACTTTATTATCAAATACTGATGCCGAAGCTTTGATACAAGCTTATCTGTTTTTACGTGATGAGAGCCACAGGCTGACACTTCAGCAGAAGCCGAGTGAAATTCCTGTTGAATTTGTTGAGGTTCACGCTAATCGTGTCATGGAAATTTATCAGAGGATATTAGTGAACTAA
- a CDS encoding outer membrane beta-barrel protein, which yields MKSMKNRSYCGSISPGRLALSVISIPNRPAQTPHCPAKPAKEKATFPLIWLCLLGCLLLCNSVMANDVSWKLRGYYLQQLADIDAEALGESTINRGLAFRVKGEANQFEIGYTSQSNWLVAFEQLTLGGQNALFTEVVSLDSELQDSFNQEVGQYSGWGVKLGYRYVLSDVLFGSLHLGGFNWELVSLNASDKQRLEQRGQNGTSPYVGFGIEYRISEQASWVLNWQHVELNSDSFDDLVVKLAYLF from the coding sequence ATGAAATCAATGAAAAATCGTTCCTATTGCGGATCTATATCACCAGGACGTTTGGCCTTAAGTGTTATCTCTATTCCCAATAGACCAGCACAAACGCCCCATTGCCCAGCTAAACCAGCGAAAGAAAAAGCCACATTTCCTCTTATTTGGTTGTGCCTTTTAGGCTGTTTACTATTATGTAACAGTGTTATGGCTAACGATGTCAGCTGGAAGCTAAGAGGTTACTATCTTCAGCAATTGGCCGATATTGACGCTGAAGCGTTAGGTGAGAGTACAATAAATAGAGGCTTGGCGTTCAGAGTTAAGGGGGAGGCTAATCAATTCGAAATAGGTTATACAAGTCAGTCAAACTGGTTGGTGGCTTTTGAGCAACTCACACTGGGTGGGCAAAATGCTTTATTTACTGAGGTAGTAAGTTTAGATTCTGAGCTTCAGGATAGTTTTAATCAAGAGGTCGGGCAGTATTCTGGTTGGGGAGTTAAATTAGGGTACCGTTATGTTTTGAGCGATGTTCTGTTTGGTTCTCTCCATCTAGGAGGCTTTAACTGGGAGTTGGTCTCTTTAAACGCCAGTGATAAACAGAGACTTGAGCAGAGAGGTCAAAATGGAACCTCTCCTTATGTTGGATTCGGGATCGAGTATAGGATTAGTGAGCAGGCTAGTTGGGTCTTAAATTGGCAGCATGTTGAACTCAATAGTGATAGTTTCGATGACCTTGTTGTTAAACTTGCTTATTTATTTTAA
- a CDS encoding polyamine aminopropyltransferase produces MSEVTEPALAGNTKEKKLSWFDDTLLLGIMAVLAGCGLIYEYLLSHYAGRILGALEAAIYTMIGLMIVSMGVGAFAARKIRCAFTGFAVLELSVALCGSLAILITAAIIGFGQQLPLIIASTLGLPPDLLPEGGFIGLMQHLSEYLPYVWGVILGLMIGMEIPLIARVRQSLCDEHLMHNAGTIYGADYVGAGIGAAIWVSFMLAIDIQLAAALTASFNLLAGFIFIWRFWDRIRFVKTLLIGHFLASAILLLLAWHGPSWEQNFNNLLYKDNVIYAKSTRFQQLTFTERLRGTGIAPVYSLYINGRLQFSSEDEHIYHAFLVHPTMEASARHDKVLIIGGGDGLGLKQVLKWDPKAVTLIDLDKDLLELFTSHDADMPTRLSQTLLKLNGDALNDPRVKVVVDDAFNGVDDLLREGNKFDTIIVDLPDPSHPDLNKLYSDLFYKKLKELLSADGALTIQSTSPYHAPKAFISIGKTLSMAGFDVSQYHHNVPSFGEWGWSIATVSGKNAKARLSNIAQLSIEDDWLTPGLIKGAFEFPGNFYQEIDNIEANRIGSMQLYQYHQQAWSENQGVTLF; encoded by the coding sequence GTGAGCGAAGTAACCGAGCCAGCCCTAGCTGGAAACACCAAAGAGAAAAAATTAAGCTGGTTTGATGACACACTACTGCTCGGCATCATGGCCGTACTTGCGGGATGTGGGCTAATCTACGAATACCTGCTTTCCCACTATGCTGGACGCATTCTCGGAGCTTTAGAAGCCGCAATCTACACCATGATTGGCCTCATGATCGTGTCGATGGGAGTTGGTGCCTTTGCTGCACGTAAAATACGCTGCGCCTTTACCGGTTTCGCAGTACTTGAACTCAGCGTTGCCCTGTGTGGCTCGCTAGCAATCTTGATCACCGCTGCCATTATCGGCTTCGGTCAACAACTTCCCCTCATCATCGCCAGCACTTTAGGCTTGCCGCCAGATCTACTGCCTGAAGGTGGCTTTATTGGCCTCATGCAGCACCTAAGTGAATATCTACCTTATGTTTGGGGCGTGATACTTGGCTTGATGATCGGTATGGAGATCCCCCTTATTGCCCGTGTGCGCCAATCTCTGTGTGATGAGCACTTAATGCATAATGCTGGTACCATTTATGGAGCTGATTATGTCGGTGCAGGCATAGGCGCTGCTATCTGGGTCAGTTTTATGCTCGCCATTGATATTCAGCTTGCAGCAGCATTAACTGCCAGCTTTAATCTACTGGCAGGCTTTATCTTTATCTGGCGCTTCTGGGATCGTATTCGTTTCGTCAAAACCCTACTGATTGGTCATTTTCTCGCCTCAGCAATATTGCTCTTGCTAGCGTGGCATGGGCCGAGTTGGGAACAGAACTTTAATAATTTACTCTATAAAGACAATGTTATTTACGCTAAATCTACTCGCTTTCAACAACTGACTTTTACCGAACGTTTGAGAGGCACTGGTATAGCACCTGTTTACTCCCTGTATATTAATGGACGACTGCAGTTTTCCAGTGAAGATGAACACATTTATCATGCATTTCTGGTTCACCCAACCATGGAGGCTAGTGCTCGCCATGACAAGGTATTGATCATCGGTGGCGGCGATGGTTTAGGACTAAAACAAGTCCTTAAATGGGATCCTAAGGCGGTTACCTTAATCGATCTCGATAAAGATCTGCTTGAGCTTTTCACCTCTCACGATGCGGATATGCCGACACGTTTAAGCCAAACCTTACTCAAACTAAATGGTGATGCACTCAATGACCCTAGGGTCAAGGTTGTCGTTGATGACGCCTTTAACGGGGTGGATGACCTACTGCGGGAAGGTAACAAGTTCGATACTATCATTGTCGACCTCCCCGACCCGAGTCATCCAGACTTGAATAAACTTTATTCAGATCTCTTTTATAAAAAGTTAAAGGAACTCTTAAGTGCCGACGGTGCTCTAACCATACAATCAACCTCGCCATACCATGCTCCTAAGGCCTTTATATCCATAGGAAAAACCTTATCTATGGCAGGTTTCGATGTCAGCCAATATCATCATAACGTACCCAGTTTTGGTGAATGGGGTTGGAGTATAGCCACGGTATCTGGTAAAAATGCTAAAGCAAGATTGAGTAATATCGCGCAGTTATCAATAGAGGATGACTGGTTAACACCAGGACTTATTAAAGGGGCTTTCGAATTTCCAGGAAATTTCTACCAAGAGATAGACAACATCGAAGCAAATCGAATAGGCTCGATGCAACTGTACCAGTATCACCAACAAGCTTGGTCTGAAAATCAGGGAGTGACACTCTTCTGA
- a CDS encoding DUF350 domain-containing protein: MTLFQNFGITQDLVIILAIDLTIAIILLTFMRYLQGWSIKVDSRVELSERDNFAFGISTAGAIAGLGIVLTGAITGEAADSYLVEAIGMTAYGLFGLMLIKLGRFLHDKIALNEFNKNELILKGNISVAIVDASAAIATAIIIRSVLLWAEDLTLNTFIAIFSAFAISQLMLVLLTRFREFRYAKRNQNASMQEALVAGHKAVAIRHSGYMLAMALSFNAASHFIIYNPEAYLANLVGWLTFSVIMLIALTVLIKIVKKVVLANINLAEEVEQQNNIGVATVELALSVAIALILTSLMA; the protein is encoded by the coding sequence ATGACATTATTTCAAAACTTCGGTATTACGCAAGACTTGGTCATCATATTAGCCATAGACTTAACCATAGCGATTATTCTACTGACCTTTATGCGCTATCTTCAGGGGTGGAGTATTAAAGTCGATAGCCGGGTTGAGCTTTCAGAAAGAGACAACTTTGCTTTTGGGATCAGCACGGCCGGTGCTATTGCAGGGCTTGGTATTGTCCTCACTGGCGCCATCACAGGCGAAGCAGCTGACTCCTATTTAGTCGAAGCGATTGGTATGACGGCTTATGGTTTATTCGGTCTGATGTTAATCAAACTGGGTCGATTCCTGCACGATAAAATTGCCCTTAACGAGTTCAATAAGAATGAGCTTATCCTCAAAGGCAATATTTCAGTGGCCATCGTCGACGCCAGTGCTGCTATCGCCACTGCGATAATCATTCGATCGGTATTATTGTGGGCTGAAGATCTGACACTGAACACCTTTATCGCCATCTTTAGCGCTTTTGCTATTTCTCAACTGATGTTGGTATTACTCACGCGTTTTCGCGAATTCCGTTACGCTAAACGTAATCAAAATGCCTCTATGCAAGAAGCTTTAGTTGCGGGACATAAAGCAGTTGCCATTCGTCACAGCGGCTACATGCTTGCGATGGCGCTGAGCTTTAATGCCGCTAGCCACTTCATTATCTATAATCCTGAAGCTTACCTTGCTAATTTAGTTGGTTGGTTAACCTTCTCAGTTATCATGCTAATCGCACTGACCGTACTGATTAAGATAGTCAAGAAAGTCGTACTTGCTAACATCAATTTGGCCGAAGAGGTCGAGCAACAAAATAACATAGGTGTTGCCACCGTTGAGCTTGCGTTAAGTGTTGCGATTGCCTTAATCCTCACCAGCCTAATGGCTTAA